One Bacillota bacterium DNA window includes the following coding sequences:
- a CDS encoding DUF3084 domain-containing protein, translating to MYGLTLVLMLIVVGGVIAFIGDRIGMKVGRRRLSIFGLRPRHTSMIVTVITGIVVSTTSLIVMSIVSKDVRTALFDMHEIQAALATTRQELASAVTRLSTQQQELAAKEQRVGELQGQIETLTGEIDKLSAAAKTKAKEYEILTARNETLAAELEQVKRERVKAESDLTQVQSELGRLQKQYQDMKTQLNETKASYTEAQEKLGEANRRIVALQDTEKELKRTISRLDDEKQKLEDESRALETRIRDLTQGANVLYSYLQGMSQYLEGLQLSDITYRADEIILATVIEGSRPIEEIRREVAAFLQKADKLALGRKAKIEGSENEAIIFFTDNLENTAQRIAGAKGPVVVRLVSATNAFVGQPVYAYLQFFENKLIFKQGQVVAEREIDGSLGANRVQDDLMTLLMAANDEATRRGMVTDSEGRVGEAPLSEFNAAASKIVEAGRKVRVLAVAAQDTWNTKPPLKVSFQVVR from the coding sequence GTGTACGGTCTTACGCTCGTGCTTATGCTGATAGTGGTGGGCGGGGTCATCGCCTTCATAGGCGACCGCATCGGCATGAAGGTGGGACGCAGGAGGCTCAGCATATTCGGCCTGCGACCGAGGCACACCTCGATGATCGTCACCGTCATAACGGGGATAGTCGTGTCCACCACATCCCTCATCGTCATGAGCATAGTGTCCAAAGACGTCAGGACCGCCCTCTTCGACATGCATGAGATCCAGGCTGCGCTCGCTACCACCAGGCAGGAGCTGGCGTCGGCCGTGACACGCCTTTCAACGCAGCAGCAAGAGCTGGCAGCGAAGGAACAGAGAGTGGGCGAGCTCCAGGGGCAGATAGAGACGCTAACGGGCGAGATAGACAAGTTGTCGGCGGCCGCCAAGACCAAAGCAAAGGAATACGAGATCCTCACGGCGAGGAACGAGACGCTTGCCGCCGAATTGGAGCAGGTGAAAAGGGAGCGGGTCAAGGCGGAGAGCGACCTTACCCAGGTTCAGAGCGAGCTGGGGAGATTGCAGAAGCAGTACCAGGACATGAAAACCCAGCTCAACGAGACGAAAGCTAGCTACACGGAGGCCCAGGAGAAGCTCGGGGAGGCCAACCGGCGCATCGTCGCCCTCCAGGACACGGAGAAGGAACTCAAGCGGACCATCTCGCGGCTGGATGACGAGAAGCAGAAGCTGGAGGACGAGAGCCGGGCGCTGGAGACGCGCATTCGAGACCTCACGCAGGGTGCGAACGTCCTGTATTCGTACCTGCAGGGGATGTCCCAGTACCTGGAGGGCCTGCAGCTTTCCGACATTACGTACCGGGCCGACGAGATCATCCTCGCCACCGTCATAGAAGGCTCGAGACCCATCGAGGAAATACGGCGAGAAGTTGCCGCCTTCCTGCAGAAGGCCGACAAGCTGGCTCTTGGGAGGAAGGCCAAGATCGAGGGAAGCGAGAACGAGGCCATCATATTCTTCACGGATAACCTCGAGAACACCGCGCAGAGGATAGCCGGCGCGAAAGGGCCCGTAGTGGTCAGGCTGGTGTCCGCGACCAATGCTTTCGTCGGGCAACCGGTGTACGCTTACTTGCAGTTCTTCGAGAACAAGCTCATCTTCAAGCAAGGCCAGGTCGTGGCGGAACGAGAGATAGACGGGTCGCTCGGGGCGAACAGGGTTCAGGACGATCTGATGACCCTGCTAATGGCGGCGAACGACGAGGCGACCCGGCGAGGGATGGTCACGGACTCCGAAGGGAGAGTGGGAGAGGCGCCTCTCTCCGAATTCAACGCCGCCGCCTCCAAGATCGTGGAGGCCGGCCGCAAGGTGCGTGTCCTTGCCGTTGCGGCGCAGGACACGTGGAACACGAAGCCCCCGCTGAAAGTGTCCTTCCAAGTGGTCCGATGA
- a CDS encoding S-layer homology domain-containing protein, protein MRGNEDALIAQATLCFGKGLLHVNSRGYWTMMRRHLAAVMAVVMAFTLALPVMASPFTDVPESHWAYEAVKQLAASGIVEGFPDGTFKGAEGMTRYQMAMVVARMLSDLDAQIRDAVQQAKDEAAISDAQQREELMKAIDEAKTQAADASKAAAEEAAKVAAAEAAAQAGQAARQAAEQAAKVAAEEAARLAAEQAVQGAVEEARRAAEEAVKAHEAAEAQAEAEARADEDARAEAQGQAQAPAGQPVSEQAPAAPAEKVIERVIVEKPIIEKIIEQHIIEKEGSVDQATLDARVAEAIAIIEALKAEFSQELSVLGVRVTALEEQLAAANSRLENVDQATAELRSKLAQATSKLEGHIAGHDKVRISGDSRVTFEDVDVHGTGTPWLDPFNPENNDALENASSADYVFVPTSEFEHQLNLKLTANVADEVLVEAGLAAMTNILGGGWDNNTFQIKDNGLYLDIATPGVLRHLRVGAVAEPAGTFTNLTLQGHMLRDGDGVPLYEGALAEVAYDRMNATGLVWRLKAPDTTEGSESYARYAAAVDAKLSLSDNLIVGATYVTAFDDDKSLANGPAEASKDSVAAVNARIALAPGWGISAEFARHTDEAGSQHNATDMSLDGRIGPIDVGAAYKRIEAGYRPEFVEVPHDSDKDRGIDDNVKTLSVEASLPLAMLGGELTLKGGYEKTGNADWVPEAGENGRDVVATKAVGAEFARNLLGADVVAGANLAFTHRDSAQENPIIDSLEINRSISAKYAPLSVEYAATDVRDTGANAPVSSERVLDLDFSHNLAPQIAVRAGYKSYRMDAQDPRSAEVDEDYSVKTAGVDLGFNLTTVTKVTGSWEYKRVDYSEATPWTEDSAEVAGVKTTAKAGVESQLTPNTKLTGEVGLASGAVQDPGVDGRLLTGEVGLAHHIAQNTDLELGYKVASYTAKDDPAQNFRSNAATASLVVRF, encoded by the coding sequence GTGAGAGGAAACGAGGATGCTCTCATCGCCCAAGCCACCTTGTGTTTCGGGAAGGGCCTTCTTCACGTGAACTCAAGGGGGTATTGGACGATGATGAGAAGACACTTGGCAGCGGTCATGGCGGTCGTTATGGCGTTCACGCTTGCGCTGCCCGTCATGGCCAGTCCCTTCACCGACGTTCCCGAGAGCCACTGGGCGTACGAAGCCGTGAAGCAGCTTGCGGCCTCGGGCATAGTGGAGGGATTCCCGGATGGGACGTTCAAAGGCGCTGAAGGCATGACCAGATACCAGATGGCCATGGTGGTCGCGCGAATGCTTTCAGACCTGGACGCGCAGATCAGGGATGCCGTCCAGCAGGCCAAGGATGAAGCGGCCATTTCCGATGCGCAGCAGCGAGAGGAATTGATGAAGGCCATCGACGAGGCCAAGACGCAGGCCGCCGACGCGTCCAAGGCCGCGGCTGAGGAGGCGGCGAAGGTTGCCGCGGCCGAGGCAGCGGCGCAGGCGGGGCAGGCGGCGAGGCAAGCAGCCGAGCAGGCCGCGAAGGTTGCTGCCGAGGAGGCAGCGAGGCTTGCGGCGGAACAGGCTGTACAGGGTGCGGTCGAGGAGGCAAGGAGGGCCGCGGAAGAGGCCGTGAAGGCACATGAAGCCGCCGAGGCGCAGGCGGAGGCGGAGGCCCGGGCGGACGAGGATGCACGGGCTGAGGCGCAAGGCCAGGCGCAAGCGCCCGCGGGGCAGCCCGTTTCGGAACAGGCTCCCGCCGCGCCGGCCGAGAAGGTCATAGAGCGGGTCATAGTAGAGAAGCCCATCATCGAGAAGATCATCGAGCAACACATAATCGAGAAGGAAGGAAGCGTGGACCAGGCGACCCTCGACGCGCGGGTGGCCGAGGCCATAGCCATCATCGAAGCTCTCAAAGCCGAGTTCAGCCAGGAGTTGAGCGTGCTCGGTGTGCGAGTGACTGCTCTGGAGGAGCAGCTCGCAGCCGCCAACTCCAGACTCGAGAACGTAGACCAAGCCACGGCGGAACTCCGCTCGAAGCTCGCTCAAGCCACTTCGAAGTTGGAGGGCCACATCGCCGGGCACGATAAGGTCCGCATCTCCGGCGACAGCCGTGTAACTTTCGAGGACGTCGACGTCCACGGCACGGGGACTCCCTGGCTCGATCCGTTCAATCCCGAGAACAACGACGCTCTCGAGAACGCGTCCAGCGCCGACTACGTGTTCGTCCCGACGAGCGAGTTCGAGCACCAGCTGAACTTGAAGCTCACGGCCAACGTCGCGGACGAGGTCCTGGTCGAGGCGGGGCTCGCGGCCATGACGAACATCCTCGGGGGCGGTTGGGACAATAACACGTTCCAGATCAAGGATAACGGTCTCTATCTGGACATCGCGACCCCGGGCGTGCTGCGGCACTTGCGCGTGGGCGCTGTGGCTGAACCTGCCGGGACTTTCACGAACCTGACCCTGCAGGGCCACATGCTCCGCGACGGAGACGGGGTGCCGCTGTACGAAGGCGCTCTCGCCGAGGTCGCGTACGACCGGATGAACGCCACGGGGCTGGTTTGGAGGCTGAAGGCTCCGGACACCACGGAGGGCAGCGAGTCGTACGCCAGATACGCTGCGGCCGTCGACGCGAAGCTGTCCCTTTCCGATAACCTCATAGTCGGAGCGACGTACGTGACTGCGTTCGACGACGACAAGTCGTTGGCGAACGGGCCGGCCGAGGCGAGCAAGGACAGCGTGGCAGCTGTGAACGCGAGAATAGCCCTCGCGCCCGGATGGGGTATTTCCGCCGAGTTCGCGAGGCACACCGACGAGGCCGGGTCGCAGCACAACGCGACCGACATGAGCCTCGACGGGCGCATCGGCCCGATTGACGTCGGTGCGGCTTACAAGAGGATCGAGGCCGGTTACCGTCCGGAGTTCGTGGAAGTGCCGCACGACTCCGATAAGGATCGTGGGATCGACGACAACGTGAAGACGCTATCCGTCGAGGCCAGCTTGCCGCTTGCCATGCTTGGCGGCGAGCTCACCCTGAAAGGCGGGTATGAGAAGACAGGCAACGCGGACTGGGTGCCTGAGGCGGGCGAGAACGGCCGTGACGTCGTGGCGACGAAGGCGGTCGGAGCGGAGTTCGCGAGGAATCTCCTCGGCGCTGACGTCGTGGCTGGCGCGAACCTGGCGTTTACGCACAGGGACAGCGCTCAGGAGAACCCGATAATCGACTCGCTCGAGATCAACCGGTCCATCTCCGCGAAGTACGCTCCGCTTTCGGTTGAGTACGCGGCCACCGACGTGCGCGACACCGGCGCGAACGCGCCCGTGTCCTCCGAAAGGGTCCTGGACCTCGACTTCTCGCACAACCTAGCGCCTCAGATAGCGGTGAGAGCGGGGTACAAGTCCTACAGGATGGACGCCCAGGATCCCAGGAGCGCGGAGGTTGACGAGGACTACTCCGTGAAGACAGCCGGCGTGGACCTTGGCTTCAACCTCACTACGGTGACGAAGGTCACCGGGTCCTGGGAGTACAAACGCGTCGACTATAGCGAAGCGACGCCGTGGACCGAGGACAGCGCCGAAGTGGCTGGAGTCAAGACCACGGCCAAAGCCGGAGTCGAGAGCCAGCTGACACCCAACACGAAGCTGACCGGAGAGGTCGGATTGGCATCCGGAGCGGTGCAGGACCCCGGCGTTGACGGGCGCCTGCTCACCGGGGAGGTCGGCCTCGCGCACCACATCGCGCAGAACACCGATCTCGAGCTCGGCTACAAGGTAGCGTCGTACACCGCCAAGGACGATCCGGCCCAGAACTTCAGGTCGAACGCCGCCACGGCGTCGCTGGTCGTGAGGTTCTAG
- a CDS encoding S-layer homology domain-containing protein: protein MRRYMPIALAAILVLALAVPTAAGPFSDVPENHWAYEAVKQLAAYGLVEGFPDGTFKGAQPMTRYQMAMVIARLLVSLDAQIKAEIEAAKAGLTPAPAPAPAPAPAPAPTEKIIEKETVTVEKPVIEKVVEHTIVEKLKTEELDALAARVAGIEGRVANVEGAVDAVSGKVDEVDKKADEANAKLVELDGAIALLEGEFSVKALELESKIAAGDADLADQLEALKAELKAQLEQKIAAGDSELNAKIEAKAKELIALIDALKAEFNLELTALGVRVVALEEQLALVNAKIADLEQKIGAGSEGLAALAAKFDQHVAGHEKVTISGSSEVVLEDVDIYAEFGSGDDSNKAWVDPNDIFDFDDEDDHSDGVYEPTSTFEHKLDLTLTARPADGVVVGIGVGTVKKIYGDDDETDFALSNLSLEVTTPGILARLYAGGILLPEGAFTPYTMSGALLEDDGDPLYEGVIAEASFGKVSGTALFLKVPAVSEYAYYVCAGEGKVALTDNLKLSVAYVSQFEDLQSALIDDGDPVVEDPAKDTVIGVAGSFGLAPGWTVSGEFAKNTKFEGETQIQTGTAAKLGATGKLGALELAANYERIEDTFAPAFVDIDTTDDGIGNNFKTVSVSGTLPLGNLTLKGGYEVTGDADATADWDVEKISTISAGAEYKMALGAMTVTPSVDLENKAYVLDDEFTAGDSVFKVVGGVKAELGPATAEYKLTGATLKASGGVAEPYYTESVLDLALDYAMTPNLKLTGGYNWSKMDDKLALGFDDDIVDSNTSVLKFGAAAEFPVAEGTKVTGSYGYELKTDILGEYKPYTKNILKAGVVSQLTPKASVEANAGLYKLDRWENPTDQYEYAPLTNILADVTYTYNIATNTTLKLGYEIVRSDAAGADTTMDYTARIITGSLKVSF, encoded by the coding sequence ATGAGAAGGTATATGCCCATTGCGCTGGCAGCGATACTCGTGCTGGCGCTGGCGGTTCCGACGGCGGCCGGTCCGTTTTCGGACGTGCCTGAGAATCACTGGGCATACGAGGCCGTGAAGCAGCTCGCTGCGTACGGGCTCGTTGAGGGCTTCCCCGACGGGACCTTCAAGGGCGCGCAGCCGATGACCAGGTATCAGATGGCCATGGTCATCGCCAGGCTGCTGGTCTCCCTCGACGCGCAGATAAAGGCGGAGATAGAGGCCGCCAAGGCAGGGTTGACGCCTGCACCGGCGCCCGCGCCTGCTCCGGCTCCGGCCCCTGCGCCGACCGAGAAGATCATCGAGAAGGAGACCGTGACCGTTGAGAAGCCGGTCATTGAGAAGGTAGTCGAGCACACCATAGTCGAGAAACTGAAGACGGAGGAGCTCGACGCCCTTGCGGCGAGGGTTGCCGGCATCGAAGGCAGGGTCGCGAACGTGGAGGGCGCGGTTGACGCGGTCTCCGGCAAGGTCGACGAGGTCGACAAGAAGGCCGACGAAGCCAACGCGAAGCTGGTTGAGCTCGACGGCGCCATCGCTCTACTGGAGGGCGAGTTCAGCGTGAAAGCCCTTGAGCTCGAGAGCAAGATCGCCGCGGGCGATGCGGATCTCGCGGATCAACTCGAAGCCCTGAAAGCTGAGCTCAAGGCGCAGCTCGAGCAGAAGATAGCGGCGGGCGATAGCGAGCTCAACGCGAAGATAGAGGCCAAGGCGAAGGAGCTCATCGCCCTCATCGACGCTTTGAAGGCTGAGTTCAATCTGGAGCTCACGGCTCTCGGCGTCAGGGTGGTTGCTCTCGAAGAGCAGCTCGCCCTGGTCAACGCGAAGATCGCCGATCTCGAGCAGAAGATCGGCGCGGGGAGCGAAGGGCTCGCGGCGCTCGCCGCCAAGTTCGACCAGCATGTCGCGGGCCACGAGAAGGTCACGATAAGCGGGTCGAGCGAGGTCGTGCTCGAGGACGTGGACATCTACGCCGAGTTTGGATCCGGCGACGACAGCAACAAGGCGTGGGTCGACCCGAACGACATCTTCGATTTCGATGATGAAGATGACCACTCAGACGGCGTCTACGAGCCCACCTCCACCTTCGAGCACAAGCTGGACCTGACCCTGACGGCGCGGCCGGCCGACGGCGTGGTCGTGGGCATCGGCGTGGGCACCGTGAAGAAGATATACGGCGATGACGACGAAACCGACTTCGCGTTGAGCAACCTGTCCCTCGAGGTGACCACTCCCGGGATCCTGGCGCGCCTGTACGCAGGCGGCATCCTGCTGCCGGAGGGCGCGTTCACTCCTTACACGATGTCCGGCGCGCTCCTCGAGGACGACGGCGACCCGCTGTACGAGGGCGTCATCGCCGAGGCGTCCTTCGGGAAGGTTTCCGGGACGGCGTTGTTCCTGAAGGTGCCCGCGGTTTCGGAGTATGCCTATTACGTGTGCGCCGGCGAGGGCAAGGTGGCTCTCACCGACAACCTGAAGCTCAGCGTGGCGTACGTGTCGCAGTTCGAGGACCTGCAGTCCGCGCTGATCGACGACGGTGACCCGGTCGTGGAGGACCCGGCGAAGGACACCGTGATCGGAGTCGCGGGCAGCTTCGGTCTAGCCCCCGGTTGGACAGTGTCCGGCGAGTTCGCGAAGAACACTAAGTTCGAGGGTGAGACCCAGATCCAGACCGGCACCGCCGCGAAGCTGGGGGCCACCGGGAAGCTCGGGGCGCTCGAGCTCGCCGCGAACTACGAGCGAATCGAGGACACCTTCGCTCCCGCGTTCGTGGACATAGACACGACGGACGACGGAATAGGCAACAACTTCAAGACCGTGAGCGTCAGCGGCACGCTTCCGCTCGGCAACCTCACGCTCAAGGGCGGGTACGAGGTCACGGGCGACGCGGACGCGACGGCCGACTGGGACGTCGAGAAGATCAGCACCATCAGCGCGGGCGCGGAGTACAAGATGGCCCTCGGCGCCATGACCGTGACGCCCAGCGTGGACCTGGAGAACAAGGCATACGTGCTCGACGACGAGTTCACGGCCGGTGACAGCGTGTTCAAGGTGGTCGGCGGCGTGAAGGCCGAGCTCGGCCCGGCCACGGCTGAGTACAAACTCACCGGGGCTACCCTCAAGGCGAGCGGTGGCGTCGCCGAGCCGTACTACACCGAGAGCGTCCTCGACCTTGCGCTGGACTACGCCATGACGCCGAACCTCAAGCTGACCGGCGGCTACAACTGGAGCAAGATGGACGACAAGCTCGCCCTCGGCTTCGACGACGACATCGTTGACTCCAACACCAGCGTGCTGAAGTTCGGCGCGGCCGCTGAGTTCCCGGTCGCCGAGGGGACGAAGGTGACCGGCAGCTACGGCTACGAGCTGAAGACGGACATCCTCGGCGAATACAAGCCGTACACGAAGAACATCCTGAAGGCTGGCGTAGTCTCGCAGCTCACGCCCAAGGCGAGCGTCGAGGCGAACGCCGGGCTCTACAAGCTCGACAGGTGGGAGAACCCGACGGACCAGTACGAGTATGCGCCGCTCACGAACATCCTGGCGGACGTGACGTACACCTACAACATCGCGACCAACACCACGCTCAAGTTGGGCTACGAGATCGTGAGGTCCGATGCCGCTGGTGCGGACACCACCATGGACTACACGGCGCGCATAATCACCGGCTCGCTGAAGGTCTCCTTCTAG
- a CDS encoding pre-16S rRNA-processing nuclease YqgF: MGQDYVMWGVDMDGRNRHGEEDVRGVPEAVIAVDPGRDKCGMAVVKADGTVLAKGIIPREEAAERVRLLASAYGVETIVLGDRTGSRSLAQAIRAAFHEAGAGAPYVVFIDEHESSMEGRRRYLKDHPVRGLGRLVPLTMRTPGEPFDDYVAVILAERFFHPVEK; the protein is encoded by the coding sequence GTGGGGCAAGACTACGTCATGTGGGGTGTGGACATGGACGGGCGGAACCGCCATGGCGAAGAGGACGTCCGCGGCGTCCCTGAAGCGGTGATAGCAGTGGATCCAGGGCGCGACAAATGCGGCATGGCTGTGGTGAAAGCTGACGGCACTGTGCTGGCGAAGGGCATAATCCCGAGGGAAGAGGCGGCAGAGCGGGTCAGACTCCTTGCCAGCGCCTATGGCGTGGAGACGATCGTGCTCGGCGATCGCACGGGCTCGAGATCGCTTGCCCAGGCGATCCGCGCCGCATTCCATGAAGCCGGGGCGGGCGCCCCTTACGTGGTCTTCATCGACGAGCACGAGAGCAGCATGGAGGGACGCAGACGGTACCTGAAGGATCACCCGGTCCGCGGCCTCGGAAGGCTCGTTCCCCTGACCATGCGAACGCCAGGTGAACCTTTCGATGACTACGTCGCAGTCATCCTTGCCGAGAGGTTTTTCCATCCGGTTGAAAAGTAG
- a CDS encoding S-layer homology domain-containing protein: MKSRTSGGISSEVIEYLLRQAGSEQVGANQGPGGQSPAAARFEQAGPAGGMAKVWWPTMNAASTHTRAERRSTLCRGVRVRGLTRGVRRARSVFAAILVCLATSAVLTAHAATNPFGDVPQGHWSYEAIAQFARLGLVEGYSADAFGGGRVVTRYEMAWAVARLCDRIKSGEASAGEALTGQQRDMLARLQEEFATELALVAGTGAYVPSGVMKNADDKDGTRASSIRAGGVAPISVVDLGVSAGPEAAGGAGNTDADAALVLDGEPKTSALSQTLLGVIPGTPRQIDTSQAWPSLRLRLDPGMNAALLAIPGEAGRQAFAGGKRLSELLGDSEAGAPSALEPVSQTPGAQEGGGQKQAVSIPLDEGAKAELSLGGPPVPGGIAPAEGDDVVARLDLKYALSQLAIFRASYELVKGDKGPDEDSETKARATTLLGIDYKFALSDSAFIKAGYTYSRITDLVPKGIEWSGSSPDDETRDSGLKAAGVFGDYTLPGLSLDARKTTASFGVGYTFSGTTSIVLGYRLIDFQDLDPETMSPGSHRTNVATAELTIRF; this comes from the coding sequence TTGAAAAGTAGGACTTCGGGAGGGATTTCATCTGAGGTCATAGAATACTTATTAAGGCAGGCTGGGTCAGAGCAGGTTGGGGCAAACCAAGGCCCTGGCGGCCAGTCTCCCGCGGCGGCGAGGTTCGAGCAGGCGGGGCCCGCGGGGGGCATGGCTAAGGTGTGGTGGCCTACGATGAACGCAGCGAGTACGCATACAAGAGCCGAGAGGAGAAGCACTCTCTGCAGAGGTGTCCGCGTTCGCGGGCTGACCCGTGGCGTGCGTCGCGCCCGGTCGGTGTTCGCCGCGATTTTAGTGTGCCTCGCCACCTCCGCCGTCTTGACGGCGCACGCCGCCACCAATCCCTTCGGCGACGTGCCGCAGGGTCACTGGTCCTATGAGGCCATCGCCCAGTTTGCTCGTTTGGGGCTCGTGGAGGGCTACTCCGCCGACGCGTTCGGCGGGGGCCGCGTCGTCACAAGGTACGAGATGGCCTGGGCGGTGGCGCGCCTCTGCGATCGTATCAAGTCAGGGGAGGCGTCGGCGGGGGAGGCCTTGACCGGGCAGCAACGCGACATGCTGGCACGGCTGCAGGAGGAGTTCGCGACAGAGCTCGCCTTGGTGGCTGGGACGGGCGCGTACGTTCCTTCCGGGGTCATGAAGAATGCGGACGATAAGGACGGGACGCGTGCGTCTTCCATCAGGGCTGGCGGTGTTGCTCCGATTTCAGTTGTTGACTTGGGCGTCTCCGCCGGACCCGAGGCGGCGGGTGGCGCGGGAAACACGGACGCCGACGCTGCGCTCGTTTTGGATGGGGAACCCAAGACGAGTGCGCTGTCCCAGACTCTTCTTGGAGTGATTCCGGGCACACCGCGGCAAATCGACACATCCCAAGCGTGGCCGTCGCTTCGGCTGCGTCTGGACCCAGGCATGAACGCGGCGCTCTTGGCTATCCCAGGAGAGGCGGGGCGCCAAGCGTTTGCCGGCGGCAAGAGGCTGTCCGAGCTCCTCGGGGACAGTGAAGCGGGCGCGCCCTCCGCGCTCGAGCCCGTGTCTCAGACGCCGGGGGCTCAGGAAGGTGGAGGCCAGAAGCAGGCAGTCAGCATACCCTTGGACGAAGGGGCGAAGGCCGAGCTCTCGCTGGGCGGCCCGCCTGTTCCCGGTGGCATCGCGCCCGCCGAAGGGGACGATGTCGTCGCGCGTCTCGACCTGAAGTATGCTTTGAGCCAGCTCGCCATCTTCCGTGCCAGTTATGAGCTGGTCAAGGGGGACAAAGGGCCTGACGAAGACAGCGAAACCAAAGCCAGGGCGACGACGCTGCTAGGGATAGACTACAAGTTTGCCCTGTCGGATTCGGCCTTCATCAAGGCAGGGTACACGTATTCGCGTATCACCGACCTCGTGCCGAAGGGCATCGAATGGAGCGGGTCCTCTCCCGATGATGAGACACGCGATTCCGGCTTGAAGGCGGCGGGGGTGTTCGGCGACTACACGCTGCCGGGTCTCTCACTGGATGCGCGCAAGACCACCGCGAGCTTCGGCGTGGGCTACACATTCTCTGGCACGACCTCGATTGTGCTCGGCTACAGGCTCATTGACTTCCAGGATCTAGATCCCGAGACCATGTCACCAGGGTCACATCGCACGAATGTCGCCACGGCCGAGCTGACGATAAGGTTCTAG
- a CDS encoding TrbI/VirB10 family protein: MFARSKRRIRRVVAAIALSAIFTASSLVPAFAAFAQEQQPTLLKSLAEIEAALYGRELTGAIVDRVARLESELLGKPQEGSVIDRIARLRRVGGGGPGVGPSVAYKLTAVEWFVQRRVTSEPAVTKLDRLETMLLGAPSQGSIVVRADHLAALCLPEGTLRTKDTTLPAGQPVRIRLIGRLDSSVTQKGQKVDIEVARDVVVGNELVIPKGTRGYGMVTDVSPAGRLGKDGKITLELKDVRTLDGVAVPLAFDESTQQLNESMQLAIGAGLAGFIVFGPVGALGAFFVQGKDVNIPDGTEFYVAVGADTKVLGMTLPVDTAVELAKDAPTVKVKPGK, translated from the coding sequence GTGTTCGCACGCAGCAAGAGACGTATCAGGAGAGTTGTGGCGGCAATAGCGCTATCAGCCATTTTCACCGCTTCGTCGCTCGTCCCGGCCTTTGCCGCCTTTGCCCAGGAGCAGCAGCCCACGCTCCTGAAGAGCCTTGCGGAGATCGAGGCGGCTCTGTACGGCAGGGAGCTCACCGGAGCGATCGTGGACCGTGTGGCCAGGTTGGAGAGCGAGCTTCTCGGCAAACCCCAGGAAGGGTCGGTGATAGACCGGATCGCCAGGCTGCGTAGGGTCGGCGGGGGCGGGCCGGGGGTGGGACCTTCGGTGGCGTACAAGCTCACAGCGGTCGAGTGGTTCGTCCAGAGACGCGTGACGTCGGAGCCGGCCGTGACCAAGCTGGACCGGCTGGAGACGATGCTCCTCGGTGCGCCGAGTCAAGGCTCCATCGTGGTTCGAGCGGATCATCTGGCCGCGCTGTGCCTGCCCGAAGGCACGCTCAGGACGAAGGATACGACGCTTCCGGCAGGCCAGCCCGTCAGGATCAGGCTCATCGGGAGATTGGATTCCAGCGTCACGCAGAAGGGGCAGAAGGTTGACATCGAGGTTGCCCGCGACGTCGTTGTCGGGAACGAGCTCGTCATCCCGAAGGGAACGCGCGGGTATGGGATGGTAACGGACGTGTCTCCGGCGGGGAGGCTGGGGAAGGACGGCAAGATAACGCTGGAACTCAAGGACGTGCGCACCCTCGACGGTGTGGCGGTCCCGCTTGCCTTTGACGAGAGCACTCAGCAGCTGAACGAGTCCATGCAGCTGGCCATCGGCGCAGGCCTGGCGGGGTTCATCGTGTTCGGGCCGGTCGGGGCGCTCGGAGCCTTCTTCGTTCAGGGCAAGGACGTCAACATTCCCGACGGCACCGAGTTCTACGTTGCTGTGGGCGCCGACACGAAGGTCTTGG